The Acetobacteroides hydrogenigenes nucleotide sequence ACTTCGGCCTAACGAATCGGCTTTAGCCTTCTTTTGGTTGCTGCAAAGATAAAAAAATGATCGTAATCCTTGGATTTAATCATAGTATCTGACGGCAATAGCTTGTCCCGGCATCTAAATAGTAGACCGAAGGTCTTTTATGGTCTATAATAAATTTGGAATTGTAGAAAGAAGTCCTTCGGACTAGATTTTAGATTGGCTACGCCGAACTAAAGTTTCCGTGACAAGCACGGGATGATACTATGGGTAATATTGTACGTTATATCGAGCGCACGTTAAAAAAGATAGCCTCCGCATTTGCGGAGGCTTTTTCGTTTATGGTTAGTTCTTATCCATTTTTATATCCAGCGTTGTCATTTCATTATCCGATATGCTTACGGTTTCGGTAATGGTTGCATACCCTGACTTCTCAATTATAACGGTATAGGTTCCTTCGGGTAAGCTCTTAACCTTAAAGATGCCCTTTTCGGCAGTTTTCTTTACGATGGGTTTAGATTCTTTTGTTGCCGATGCTACTGCTGCTTTTGATGCAGCAAAGAAGGTTGCCTTTGCACCCTTTATGGGTTCGCCATTGGAGGCGCTTACGATCTTTGTTGTCAGCGATAGCGTCGTTGATTTCTTGCCCTGAACCTTGCGGATGCTCTTGTACTGGCTGTAAAACTCAGGATGAGTGGTGCGAACAACTTCAACTAAAAGATCGATCTTCTCGAGAATTTCGTCATTCTCCGTAAAGATTCGGTTCAGCTGATGGGTGGCAGCCTTCGATTCGTTTCTTTCGATGCGCATCGATGGGATTTCGTTGTTAAAGAGCGTAGTTGCATCCTTAAGCTCTGTTAGCATTTCGGGCGTTACACCGTATTCGGCCAGCTTACTGATATTGGCATTTGCCTTTATGTAAATAAGGTTTGCCTTATCGATGAGCTTGGAGTCGGGTGCATGCAGCAGCTCCGATTCGGTGAAGTGTACTTCTGCTGCCAGCACGGGATTACCGTTAATCTTAGCGTAAGCTTCGGTTTTGATGGCAATGCCAAAGGCTTTTGTAGCTAGGCTGGTACGTAGCTGCTCCTTTTTTACAGCCGTTCCTGTTTTGTCGGCCACCTTTAACCCGCATATGTCCCCAATTTGCTGGAGATTGCTGGTAAACCGAGGGAAGAGAACGTTAAATGTTGGAAGCTTATCGGTAATTTCCTTGTTTCTACCTAAGAAATCGCGGGTAGACTGCTCCATTACATACTTGGTTTCTTGCTTGCTGTTCATTGCTATTCAACTTTTAGTGGCTTTTTAAACGTTAACAAATTAAAAATACAAATAAATTTATATTGATATTTACTACGGATAGTAAAATATAACAAACATTAATTATGTGAGAATGTACAAGGGGGGAAGAGGCGTTCTGAATGGGTAAAATAGTATTGTACAGGGGAACGGACTGCTGCTAATTATATAAAAGGATACACTTCGAAGGTATAAAGCCTATAGCATATCTCTAAAGTAACAGCAGACTCGAAAATAGCTATGGAAAAAATTATATAAAAACTATTACACGGGGTGGTAATGGTATCATGCAATATAAAAACGCTGTCATTCGAAGTTTTAAATCTTGTCATATAGTATAAAAATGCAATCATTCGGGGTCTCAAGCCTTGTCAGATGGCATAAAAGTGCTGTTACATGGATTAAAAATGACGACAGATGCAATAAAAATGGTGGCATTCGGGGTATAAGGTCTTGTCATATGCAATAAAAGCTCCGTCATCTGTAGTAAAAGTGCTGTCACACGCGATAAAAATGGTGACAGATGTAATAAAAGCATTGTCACATGGGGTAAAAATGGTGACAGATGGGGTATATTTATGGAATTGTACCTTCTATATTGAGACTGTTCATGCAACTGTGTCTGCAAAGTTAACGTTATCATTTTGCAGACACAGTTGCATGAACAGTCTCGTAGCAGCAGCATGGTTTCATAAAAAAGCCGCACGATTCCTCGTGCGGCTCTTTTGCTGATGTATGAAAAAACTAGTTGAAGAAGTATCCGCCGTTAGGATAAATACCAACATTGTACTCTTTTATTTTCTCGCCATTGGTACTATTGTAACGAATCATCTTGTGGGTAAGAGAGGTATAAGGAGCAGTCATAGCCATTATTTCACCATTAGAAGGATTGATGGCTAATCCATAAAAATCGCCACTAATGAATGGCTTTGTTGGAGCCGCAGCTGCCGCAATGTCCATTTGGAAGATACCGGGTGCTCCATAGCTTCCTATATAGTAAAGCTTATCCTTGGTGCTGCTTATCTGAAGTCTATCAGGATTAAAGCCTTCTATGTTAATTTTAGTAACTTCATAATTAGATGGATTAATCTTGCAAATAGCACCTTTAGTGCTATTTGCTGAATTTGTCCAATCGGTATAGCCTGCGCATACAACCCATACTACTCCTGTCTTATCTACCACAAATGCTTTAGGAGAATCTGCTACATTAATGGTTCTTTCAATGGTGTTGTTGCTAAGATTGATAACCGATATGGTGTTATTTTTACCACCGCTTCCAGCGCTATTGGCTACATAAAGCTTATTATTATAAATAACCATTCCTTCTGGATCAGATCCTACTTTAATAGACCCCGTAACCTTATTCTCTTTAAGATTAACTATAGCTATCTCATCATTTTTCCAAGCGCTTACATAGCCTGTTTTTCCATTTACAACCATATAGCGAGGACCTTCTACTGGAATCATAGCGTATTTCTTGCAGGAGTACTTGCTTACGGCAACTATCTTGTTCGATCCGTTGAGAACTAAATAGGCTGAAGTATCTGCCACCGCAATACTTTGGAGTACGTCACCCAACTCCTCCTTGTTCACCTTATAGTAAACGTCGTTGGCAAGGCTATCGCCGTTGGTGTAGTAGAGCGAAATCGATGCCTCATTCTTTCCGAAGCTTCCCTCGTTGACGATCAC carries:
- a CDS encoding carboxypeptidase-like regulatory domain-containing protein, with product MNSKQETKYVMEQSTRDFLGRNKEITDKLPTFNVLFPRFTSNLQQIGDICGLKVADKTGTAVKKEQLRTSLATKAFGIAIKTEAYAKINGNPVLAAEVHFTESELLHAPDSKLIDKANLIYIKANANISKLAEYGVTPEMLTELKDATTLFNNEIPSMRIERNESKAATHQLNRIFTENDEILEKIDLLVEVVRTTHPEFYSQYKSIRKVQGKKSTTLSLTTKIVSASNGEPIKGAKATFFAASKAAVASATKESKPIVKKTAEKGIFKVKSLPEGTYTVIIEKSGYATITETVSISDNEMTTLDIKMDKN
- a CDS encoding DUF5074 domain-containing protein; translation: MKKLLYAALLLGAAIQFTACDDDDSPAKPKQRYDLTQGMVIVNEGSFGKNEASISLYYTNGDSLANDVYYKVNKEELGDVLQSIAVADTSAYLVLNGSNKIVAVSKYSCKKYAMIPVEGPRYMVVNGKTGYVSAWKNDEIAIVNLKENKVTGSIKVGSDPEGMVIYNNKLYVANSAGSGGKNNTISVINLSNNTIERTINVADSPKAFVVDKTGVVWVVCAGYTDWTNSANSTKGAICKINPSNYEVTKINIEGFNPDRLQISSTKDKLYYIGSYGAPGIFQMDIAAAAAPTKPFISGDFYGLAINPSNGEIMAMTAPYTSLTHKMIRYNSTNGEKIKEYNVGIYPNGGYFFN